In the genome of Sulfurimonas autotrophica DSM 16294, the window ATCTTTTTTATGAAGTTTTACGAGTGATCTTGCAAAAACAATCCAGCTGGCTTCTATATTGGAATTAATCTGATTGGTAATTAGCGCATAATTATATGACTGTTCATAGTTACCAAGTTCATAATATTTTTTTGCAACAAACAGACTAAGAGCAGGGTTGTTGTTCTTCTTAAAGCGTTTAATAATTTCAAAAATATCGTTTTGAGTCTCTTTTCTTTCAATTGTAATGGCAACTTTTGGTTCTTGTTTAACAGTAGTTTCAGGTGTAATATCCTGAATGACTTCCTGCACTACTTTTGGCTTTACTACTCTTCTCTTTTTTTTCACAATTCGCTGTTTTTTTGGGGTTTGTCGCTTTGAATACTGTGGTTGTGATGCTTGATGTTGAATATTTTTCATAAAATTCATTGATGGTTGCAATTTCTGAGTTTGTACAGGTGTTTGAATACTTCTTTGCGTTTTTTTGACTGGAATCGGTTTTGTAATTAGAACTTTTTTTTTCACTGCAACTGGTTTTGCCTTGGTCTTTTTCTTTTCTTGAACAACCGCTACTTGAACATTCTTTTTTTGTAGAATTTGTTTTTTTGGAGGAATACTACTATTTATATTTGTGTAAAAGCTATATACAATGGGAATAATTACTAATAGACTTATTCCTATTATTATATAAGGCAAAAATGATTTTATTTTATATATTTTCCAACGTTTTTCTAAATCATGAATATTAAGCATTAATGAGCCCTGTATGTATTGCAGCCATTTCTACAAATTTATTTGGAATATGGGTTGTGTTAATTGGATATATACGGCTGTTTTGCTCATAGGTATCATAAATATCAAAGAGTGTATAAAGCAATTTATTTGTGTCCCTATAGTTTCCATTTGTAAGTTTGTAAATTTTATTTACTGTTTTTGTATTAAACATATTTGCAGTATCAAAACAGTTTGCCTTCATAAGTTTTTTTTGTATATAAATTTTCAGTTCTGTAGTTGAGGCATTTTCAAGCTCAAATGTTTCCCAAATTCTGGTTTGAAAGTGCTCTTTTGCAATGAGATCTTCTTTTTCTGTTTTATGTAATGTTATAACAAATTTAATACTTCTGGTATCAGACAAAAGCCTTATTTTTTCCATCAATGTCTCAGAATAAAGCTGAGCTTCATCTAATAAAACAATCGGAATTTGCTCTATTTCTCTATCTTTTACAATTTTCATAAATTGGGTGAAATTTAACGTGTCATTATATTTTATATTAAATATATCTTGTGCAAGTGTTTTATAGAATTCATTTTCATCTAAAATAGGTGTTTGATAGAGGTAAATATTATTTTCTTGGCATAAATCATTATGGAGTTTTGTTAGAAATATACTTTTACCCGTTCCCGGTTTTCCAAACAGGAGTATCATTTTAAGAGGTTTCTCTATTGAGTCTTTTAAAGATTGGTATATAGTAGACACTCTGTTTAACTGTATATAATCTTTTGCATTGACTGTATCTAAGAAAACATTTTTGGAATTTACAAAGATACTGTCCATATGTTATTTACCTTCTTTCTCTTCATCATCTTTTTGATTTAATTTGACTTCTTTTTTTTCTTTTGAAGCTGATTCAAGTGTAAGTAAATCATCACTAAGACCTTCGTATCCTAAATCACTGAGTGAAATTGAATCTTTTTCTTTGTGGATAATATGCGGTTCTATAATAATTACAAGTTCTTCAACAGTTTTTACTATTTCTTCATGTTTAAATAAATAACCAAGGACAGGAATACTGCCTAAAATCGGCACCTGATTCGTATCACTTGTGTTTTTGGAGTTAATAAGACCACCTAATATAATTCTATTACCATCTTTAACTGTTACAACAGAAGAGAGTTGACGGCGGTTTAAATCCGGAGGCATATCTCTTCCGCTATTTGACGTTTGTGAAATGTCTGTTGTTGTTTCTGACAATGACGGATTTATTTTAAGTGTAATTGTTTTATCATCCGAAATCTCTGGAGTAATTGTTAAAAGGACACCGGCAAATACAGAATTAACTGTATCATTTTGTGTTGTCGCAGCCACTCCGCCACCTGTTCCTTGTTGATTTGTGGAAGAAATAATTTTATAAAAATACTCAGTTCCAGCGGTAATAAGTGCTGGTTGATTATTTAAAGTGAGTACTTTTGGGTTTGATATAGAGTTTACATCTCCTTGAGTTTTTAAGAACTTGATAACTTCTGTCAGTTGGCCACTAGCGCTCATACTTAATAGCTGTGATGCACCTGCACCTACAGCAGCAGTATCAGTTATGATACCATCTGCAGGTATTGTTGTACCTATATTGTTATAGTTGGCTGTACTAGCAGAAAGCTTGATATTTTGAAGTGCATAAAGCTGCTTCCAATCAATACCTGTAGATTTTCCTTTACTCATTGTTACAGACAAAAGCTGTACATCTATAAGAACTTGTAGTTTTACCTTATCTTGCAGTTTTTTCAAATAGCTTTCAAAACGTTTTAATTGCTTGTCAGTTGCAGTAACAGTAATGAGCCCTGCATTTTTATTAATAATTGGAGGAGTTGCTTTATATATGTCATGTGGACGGTTGAGAACACTTTGAAATTCTGTGTCAAGTTGTTCCCAAAATTTCACTTCATCACTACTTACAATTTGTATGCCTGTTTCAGATGTAGAATTGCCTCCTGTTCCAGATTCGCTTCCACCTTGTGTGGAAGTTGAAGCAGTTGCACCACCTGCTGTACTTCCTTGCTGGGAGTTAGATGAAGAACTGAGGGTAACATCAGTACTGCCACTACTTTTTCTTTGTGAAAGAATATAGTCTATATTAAATACCTTCGTTTTTAAATAAGAGATTTTCAGTAAATTGTTCTCAAGTGTATAAGAAAGGTTGTGTTCTGTTAAGATAATATTTAGTACTTCATCAATCGTTAAATTTTTTAAGTTTGTTTTATTCAATTTTGTATTTAAGAACTTTTTGGCATTTGGATCAGTAACAATGATACTAAAACCACATTCATCACTAAGTTGTTCTATAAAATCAACTATTTTAGTGTTTTTTGCAGAACTGATACTAAAAAGTTCATAAGAACAGTCTGCAAAACTACTTGTTGAAAGCATAACGGTAATCATAGCCGTGTAAACCGATGTTTTTATAAATTTCATTTGAGATCCCTACTTATTGTTGATTTTAATTTTTTTACTTCTGCTCACTGTAGAAAGAAGAAGTTTTTTGTTTTTTCGAATTAATAGAACAGATTTTCTGTCAACCTTAACCAATTTATAGCCATGTACATAACTGCCTTGTTTGTACCATTTTCCATTAATCATTGCTGATTTATTTAAGATGGCCTCTAGTCTGAAGTGTAAAGTTCTGCGTTTGACGACTTTTTTGTATCTTGAATAAGCAGCAGGAACGATCCCTTTCTTTGCTCCTGATAGTTTTGAATCATCATTTTTATGCAAGAAAATAAAAGGGTCTTTGATTTTAGAAATCTCTTTGTCAGAAATTCCAACTCTTGCCGGCTTAATTGCCTCAACCTGCTCATCAACCCATGCTAATTCATTAGAAAACAGTTGTGTTACTATGAGGAGTGTTAATAGTAAGTATAAATTTTTCATTAGTATGTAATCCCCCATACAGATATGTTTAAATCAGAATCTAGAATTTGATTTGCTTTAATATCAAAGTTGTGTATATCAACCACTAGCTCACTTTGTTCTAGTGAATTAATGAATTTTAAGGTATTTTTATAATCTGCTACTGATTTAATAGTGATATCCAATATATGACCAAATGAACTGTCAGCTTGAGCATACCTATTAGTTAAAGTAATTAATTTGACATCATATTTTTGAGCATTTT includes:
- a CDS encoding CDC27 family protein, with product MLNIHDLEKRWKIYKIKSFLPYIIIGISLLVIIPIVYSFYTNINSSIPPKKQILQKKNVQVAVVQEKKKTKAKPVAVKKKVLITKPIPVKKTQRSIQTPVQTQKLQPSMNFMKNIQHQASQPQYSKRQTPKKQRIVKKKRRVVKPKVVQEVIQDITPETTVKQEPKVAITIERKETQNDIFEIIKRFKKNNNPALSLFVAKKYYELGNYEQSYNYALITNQINSNIEASWIVFARSLVKLHKKDKAIHTLQEYIKVSHSSNAEILLNEIKSGKFK
- a CDS encoding ATP-binding protein encodes the protein MDSIFVNSKNVFLDTVNAKDYIQLNRVSTIYQSLKDSIEKPLKMILLFGKPGTGKSIFLTKLHNDLCQENNIYLYQTPILDENEFYKTLAQDIFNIKYNDTLNFTQFMKIVKDREIEQIPIVLLDEAQLYSETLMEKIRLLSDTRSIKFVITLHKTEKEDLIAKEHFQTRIWETFELENASTTELKIYIQKKLMKANCFDTANMFNTKTVNKIYKLTNGNYRDTNKLLYTLFDIYDTYEQNSRIYPINTTHIPNKFVEMAAIHTGLINA
- the mshL gene encoding pilus (MSHA type) biogenesis protein MshL, which codes for MKFIKTSVYTAMITVMLSTSSFADCSYELFSISSAKNTKIVDFIEQLSDECGFSIIVTDPNAKKFLNTKLNKTNLKNLTIDEVLNIILTEHNLSYTLENNLLKISYLKTKVFNIDYILSQRKSSGSTDVTLSSSSNSQQGSTAGGATASTSTQGGSESGTGGNSTSETGIQIVSSDEVKFWEQLDTEFQSVLNRPHDIYKATPPIINKNAGLITVTATDKQLKRFESYLKKLQDKVKLQVLIDVQLLSVTMSKGKSTGIDWKQLYALQNIKLSASTANYNNIGTTIPADGIITDTAAVGAGASQLLSMSASGQLTEVIKFLKTQGDVNSISNPKVLTLNNQPALITAGTEYFYKIISSTNQQGTGGGVAATTQNDTVNSVFAGVLLTITPEISDDKTITLKINPSLSETTTDISQTSNSGRDMPPDLNRRQLSSVVTVKDGNRIILGGLINSKNTSDTNQVPILGSIPVLGYLFKHEEIVKTVEELVIIIEPHIIHKEKDSISLSDLGYEGLSDDLLTLESASKEKKEVKLNQKDDEEKEGK